The Streptomyces sp. NBC_01268 genome window below encodes:
- a CDS encoding histidine phosphatase family protein encodes MTSGKGGSGRRIVLWRHGQTSWNLERRFQGSTDIELTETGVAQARRAARLLAALEPDAVVASDLKRAAATAAELAAITGHAVAHDAALRETYAGEWQGLTHDEITSRYGEQYAAWKRGEPVRRGGGELETEVADRAAPVVLEHAEKLPQDGTLVVVSHGGTIRTTIGRLLGLEARHWESLGGLSNCCWSVLGEGARGWRLMEHNAGTLPEPVLGDDA; translated from the coding sequence CTGACCAGCGGCAAGGGCGGCAGCGGCCGCCGCATCGTCCTCTGGCGTCACGGCCAGACCTCGTGGAACCTGGAGCGCCGCTTCCAGGGGTCCACGGACATCGAGCTGACCGAGACCGGCGTCGCCCAGGCGCGCCGGGCCGCCCGCCTGCTCGCCGCCCTGGAGCCCGATGCCGTCGTCGCCTCCGACCTGAAGAGGGCGGCGGCCACGGCCGCCGAGCTCGCCGCGATCACCGGTCATGCGGTCGCCCATGACGCCGCCCTGCGGGAGACCTACGCAGGGGAGTGGCAGGGGCTGACCCACGACGAAATCACCTCGCGCTACGGCGAGCAGTACGCCGCGTGGAAGCGCGGCGAGCCGGTGCGCCGCGGTGGCGGCGAGCTGGAGACCGAGGTGGCCGACCGGGCCGCCCCGGTGGTCCTGGAGCACGCCGAGAAGCTGCCGCAGGACGGCACGCTCGTCGTGGTCAGCCACGGCGGCACCATCCGCACCACCATCGGCCGGCTTCTCGGCCTGGAGGCCCGGCACTGGGAGAGCCTTGGCGGGCTCTCGAACTGCTGCTGGTCCGTCCTCGGCGAGGGCGCGCGCGGCTGGCGCCTCATGGAGCACAACGCCGGCACGCTGCCCGAGCCCGTCCTCGGCGACGACGCCTGA
- the rsfS gene encoding ribosome silencing factor: MTATDRSIELVTLAAQAAADRLAHDIIAYDVSDVLSITDAFLLASAPNDRQVKSIVDEIEERLNKELGAKPVRREGDRDARWILLDYVDIVVHVQHSEERVFYALERLWKDCPELPLPEDAVKTRGKAQEHARLTGADAADGELS, from the coding sequence GTGACCGCCACGGACCGCTCCATCGAGCTCGTCACCCTCGCCGCCCAGGCGGCGGCCGACCGACTCGCGCACGACATCATCGCGTACGACGTCAGCGATGTGCTGTCGATCACCGACGCATTCCTGCTCGCCTCCGCCCCCAACGACCGCCAGGTCAAGTCGATCGTCGACGAGATCGAGGAGCGGCTGAACAAGGAGCTCGGCGCCAAGCCGGTGCGCCGGGAGGGCGACCGCGACGCCCGCTGGATCCTCCTCGACTACGTCGACATCGTCGTCCACGTCCAGCACAGCGAGGAGCGCGTGTTCTACGCGCTCGAGCGCCTCTGGAAGGACTGCCCCGAGCTCCCGCTCCCCGAGGACGCGGTGAAGACCCGCGGCAAGGCCCAGGAGCACGCCCGCCTCACGGGCGCCGACGCGGCGGACGGGGAGCTGAGCTGA
- a CDS encoding LCP family protein has protein sequence MNDQQNPYDPYYPQPQIIGYDEYGQPVYQQQVPQQHYDPYAQQQQQQQSQQQAQGQQHYGYDPYGQPVQQPVQPQQPVQQPQYDPYAQQTPYDYQQYDTGQQGQYFPPVQPQQPVPQAHPAQADHTGQQWAVRTEAAPVVPPPAAPQTAPQAGVPGQRPAPDDDDRAYRTEQFSFIEEPDEDSEDVIDWLAFTESRSERREEARRRGRNRVVALVVVLVLAVTGGVGYLWYAGMLPGTSGGEQKQNTATGPQKRDTIIVHLHNTTGGGTSTALLVDNATTKQGTTVLLPNSLAVADDEGSTTTLAKSVEDDGSSGTREAVGNLLGAKITGTWRLDTPYLESLVELVSNIDITTDTDVPGAKPGAAPLVKKGENQTLNGRAAVAYATYRAPGEAEAKQLQRFGQVMYGVLRKISDDPQAATVTVETLAQILDPSLPEKDLGASLAKLAEHAKVGDYKTAVLPVESDGSLSEATGDSVVKDILGGKVSPPEQGAATRVAIRDASGSGVTEAARVVLNNGGYAVVGGTKSETQEKSQVIYADEAQKANAVEVAKTLGLPAGSVTKGKAAGNAEVTAVLGQDYKPRGAKQ, from the coding sequence GTGAACGATCAGCAGAACCCGTACGACCCGTACTATCCGCAGCCGCAGATCATCGGCTACGACGAGTACGGGCAGCCGGTGTACCAGCAGCAGGTGCCGCAACAGCACTACGACCCGTACGCCCAGCAGCAACAACAGCAGCAGTCGCAGCAACAGGCGCAGGGCCAGCAGCACTACGGCTACGACCCGTACGGGCAGCCCGTCCAGCAGCCGGTCCAGCCGCAGCAGCCCGTCCAGCAGCCGCAGTACGACCCGTACGCCCAGCAGACCCCGTACGACTACCAGCAGTACGACACCGGTCAGCAGGGGCAGTACTTCCCGCCGGTCCAGCCGCAGCAGCCGGTCCCGCAGGCCCACCCCGCCCAGGCGGACCACACCGGGCAGCAGTGGGCCGTCCGCACCGAGGCCGCCCCCGTCGTGCCGCCGCCCGCCGCGCCGCAGACCGCGCCGCAGGCCGGTGTGCCCGGGCAGCGCCCGGCGCCGGACGACGACGACCGGGCGTACCGCACCGAGCAGTTCTCGTTCATCGAGGAGCCCGACGAGGACTCCGAGGACGTCATCGACTGGCTCGCGTTCACCGAGAGCCGGTCCGAGCGCCGCGAGGAGGCCCGGCGCCGCGGCCGCAACCGGGTCGTCGCCCTCGTGGTGGTCCTCGTCCTGGCCGTGACCGGCGGGGTCGGCTACCTCTGGTACGCCGGCATGCTGCCCGGCACGTCCGGCGGCGAGCAGAAGCAGAACACCGCCACCGGGCCGCAGAAGCGCGACACGATCATCGTCCACCTGCACAACACCACCGGCGGAGGCACGTCCACCGCCCTCCTGGTGGACAACGCCACCACCAAGCAGGGCACCACCGTGCTGCTGCCGAACTCCCTCGCCGTCGCCGACGACGAGGGATCCACCACCACGCTCGCCAAGTCCGTCGAGGACGACGGCTCCAGCGGCACCCGCGAGGCGGTCGGCAACCTGCTCGGCGCGAAGATCACCGGCACCTGGCGGCTCGACACCCCGTACCTGGAGAGCCTCGTCGAGCTCGTCAGCAACATCGACATCACCACCGACACCGACGTGCCGGGCGCCAAGCCCGGCGCCGCGCCGCTGGTCAAGAAGGGTGAGAACCAGACCCTCAACGGCCGTGCCGCGGTCGCCTACGCCACCTACCGGGCGCCCGGCGAGGCGGAGGCCAAGCAGCTCCAGCGCTTCGGTCAGGTCATGTACGGGGTGCTCCGGAAGATCTCCGACGACCCGCAGGCCGCCACGGTCACCGTCGAGACCCTCGCCCAGATCCTCGACCCGTCACTGCCGGAGAAGGACCTCGGCGCCTCCCTCGCGAAGCTGGCCGAGCACGCCAAGGTCGGCGACTACAAGACGGCCGTCCTGCCGGTCGAGTCCGACGGCTCGCTGAGCGAGGCCACCGGCGACAGCGTGGTCAAGGACATCCTCGGCGGCAAGGTCAGCCCTCCGGAGCAGGGCGCGGCGACCCGCGTCGCGATCCGGGACGCCAGCGGCTCCGGCGTCACCGAGGCCGCCCGGGTGGTCCTGAACAACGGCGGCTACGCCGTGGTCGGCGGCACCAAGTCCGAGACCCAGGAGAAGTCCCAGGTGATCTACGCCGACGAGGCGCAGAAGGCGAACGCGGTCGAGGTCGCGAAGACCCTGGGCCTGCCCGCCGGATCCGTCACCAAGGGCAAGGCCGCCGGAAACGCCGAGGTCACAGCGGTGCTGGGGCAGGATTACAAGCCTCGCGGAGCGAAGCAGTGA
- the nadD gene encoding nicotinate-nucleotide adenylyltransferase, translated as MGEQEVPTGGRGKRRLGVMGGTFDPIHHGHLVAASEVAALFHLDEVVFVPTGQPWQKSHKAVSAAEDRYLMTVIATASNPQFSVSRIDIDRGGPTYTIDTLRDLRSLNSDSDLFFITGADALSQILTWRDAEELFALAHFIGVTRPGHDLTDDGLPKGGVSLVEVPALAISSTDCRVRVAQGDPVWYLVPDGVVRYIDKRQLYRGE; from the coding sequence ATGGGAGAGCAGGAAGTGCCTACTGGCGGCCGCGGCAAGCGCCGACTCGGCGTGATGGGCGGAACGTTCGATCCGATCCATCACGGACACCTGGTGGCCGCCAGTGAGGTGGCCGCCCTGTTCCACCTCGACGAGGTGGTGTTCGTGCCGACCGGGCAGCCGTGGCAGAAGAGCCACAAGGCCGTCTCGGCGGCCGAGGACCGCTACCTGATGACGGTCATCGCGACCGCCTCCAACCCGCAGTTCTCGGTCAGCCGCATCGACATCGACCGCGGCGGTCCGACGTACACCATCGACACGCTGCGGGACCTGCGCTCTCTCAACAGCGACTCGGACCTCTTCTTCATCACCGGCGCCGACGCGTTGTCGCAGATCCTCACCTGGCGTGACGCCGAGGAGCTGTTCGCGCTCGCCCACTTCATCGGCGTCACCCGCCCGGGCCACGACCTCACCGACGACGGCCTGCCCAAGGGCGGGGTCTCGCTGGTCGAGGTCCCCGCGCTCGCCATCTCCTCCACCGACTGCCGGGTGAGGGTCGCTCAGGGCGATCCGGTCTGGTACTTGGTTCCGGACGGCGTGGTGCGCTACATCGACAAGCGCCAGCTGTACCGCGGCGAGTGA